Part of the bacterium genome is shown below.
GCGGCGGTCGCCTATCCGTTCCGCCGCGATCCCCTCGGTCCGATCGCGGGCAAGCAGCTTTCCGGCGTCGAGGTGTCCGGATGGCCGGCCGATTGGAGCTTCAGTGACGAGCACAACCTCATCGCGATCGAAGTTCGACCCGATGATCCACACTCGGTAACGGTCGTCTGCTTCGTGTACGAGAACTTCCTCTACGTTCCTTCCCAGGGCGCCGCCGAAAAGGATTGGACGCAGATGGTGCTCGCGGATCCGCGCGTACGTCTCAAGATTGGCGACGCGATCTTCAACGCTCGCGCGACCCGCGTGACGGATGAGTCCGATCGCCCTGGGATGTTCGCTGCCGCGGTGAAGAAATACCCACGGATCTCGGAGGCGGAAACCGAGTTGCCAGCCAACCTCTGGGTCTTTCGTATCGATCCTCCTACCTCTTAGCCTGAACTATGCACGAAAGTTGGCTGAGAAGCTGGCTTTCCAATGTTTCAGCGTGCCGCGCGGCGATTGACGCTGACGGATCTCGTTTTGGGTGGTCGATGCCCATTCCGTGGCGCGAATGCGGAGTGTGCTTCGGCG
Proteins encoded:
- a CDS encoding nitroreductase family deazaflavin-dependent oxidoreductase: MTILKRIAQVVLILAVLAAVAYPFRRDPLGPIAGKQLSGVEVSGWPADWSFSDEHNLIAIEVRPDDPHSVTVVCFVYENFLYVPSQGAAEKDWTQMVLADPRVRLKIGDAIFNARATRVTDESDRPGMFAAAVKKYPRISEAETELPANLWVFRIDPPTS